Proteins from a genomic interval of Arachis hypogaea cultivar Tifrunner chromosome 10, arahy.Tifrunner.gnm2.J5K5, whole genome shotgun sequence:
- the LOC112715181 gene encoding uncharacterized protein, with amino-acid sequence MSKSTQQLKSNPNKVNLILWLFSSLKHTHIKFLNMGMSKNFCSLFKCEIRIIQVQNVDSIKSKGNLFARFYLPSGNNNKRIQLNTKKVHSKSFPFWNESFTLDCSCPQEFLDRLKHESLVLELRQSKKILGSNLVGKGEIPWKEVLESSPNMVYKEWVKMVPCKEEAPEVEVEIKIQVAKREEEKENNNKSFNFNWDECGCKNGHDHDHNAWFSADDYDVFALGLALEAF; translated from the coding sequence ATGTCCAAATCCACACAACAATTGAAATCCAATCCAAACAAAGTAAACCTCATTCTCTGGCTATTTTCTAGTTTAAAACACACACACATTAAATTTCTTAACATGGGTATGTCCAAAAATTTTTGTTCCTTATTTAAATGTGAAATAAGAATAATACAAGTCCAAAATGTTGATTCCATAAAGTCCAAGGGGAATTTATTTGCAAGATTCTATCTTCCTTCAGGGAACAACAACAAAAGGATCCAACTTAACACTAAGAAGGTTCATTCCAAATCCTTTCCCTTTTGGAATGAGTCCTTCACTCTTGATTGTTCTTGCCCCCAAGAATTCTTGGACAGACTCAAGCATGAAAGCCTTGTTTTGGAGTTGAGGCAAAGCAAGAAGATTTTGGGGTCAAATCTTGTGGGAAAAGGTGAGATTCCatggaaggaagttcttgaatcATCACCAAACATGGTGTACAAAGAGTGGGTGAAGATGGTTCCATGCAAAGAAGAAGCACCAGAAGTTGAAGTTGAGATTAAAATACAAGTGGCTAAGagggaagaggagaaggagaataATAACAAGAGCTTCAATTTCAATTGGGATGAGTGTGGATGCAAAAATGGCCATGATCATGATCATAATGCATGGTTTAGTGCAGATGATTATGATGTATTTGCACTAGGGTTGGCTTTGGAGGCTTTTTGA